Part of the Tolypothrix sp. PCC 7910 genome, CACAAAGAGCCAAAATACTTGCAGATATTACCTTAGAAATTCGCAGAAATCTCAAAACTGAAGATATTTACTTCACAGCAGTTAACGAAGTGCAGCAAGCACTGAAAGTAGACCGAGTCATTGTCTATAAGTTGAATCCAGAAACCTGGGATGGCCTTGTGGTGGCAGAAGCGGTGACTGGTGTTTGGCCGAAAATGATGGGAGTGCAGATTGATGATCCTTGTTTTCGGGAACGCCATGTACAACTGTATCGCGAGGGAAGAGTCAGAGCGATCGCTAATATTTATCAAGAAGCTGGACTGGCTGAGGCAAATTGCTACATCGAAATTTTAGAAAAATTTGCTGTCCAAGGTAATTTAATCGCTCCTATTCTCCTTCAAGATGAACTTGTAGGTTTATTGATTGCCCATCATTGCGAAAGTCCACGGAATTGGCAGCACTCAGAAATTGAATTGTTCACCCAGACAGCAGCTCAAATTGGCTTTGCCTTAGAACAAGCCAAGCTACTAGAGGAACTAGAACAAGCTAAATCCGCTGCACAACAAGATACCAAAGAAGAACGGCAACAAAAAGAAGCATTGCAAATGCAATTATTAGAATTGCTTAGTAACGTCGAAGGTGCTGCAAGGGGAGATTTGACAGTACGTGCTGACGTAACAGCCGGAGAAATTGGCACAGTTGCAGACTTTTTTAACTCGATTGTCGAAAACTTGCGGGAAATTGTCACCCAAGTCAAAGAAGCTGCATCCCAGGTAAATCAAGCGATTGGTTCTAACGAAGGCGCAATCCGTCAGCTAGCAGAAGAAGCAATGAACCAAGCAGCTGAAATCAACCGGACGTTAGATGCAGTTGACCAAATGACTTATTCCATCCAAGCTGTAGCAGAAAATGCCCAACAAGCAGCCACAATTGCTAACCATGCTGCCCATACTGCAACAAAGAGTGGACAAGCAATGGATTTGACAGTACAAAACATTCTTTCTCTGCGAGAAACTGTGGGTGAAACTGCCAAGAAAGTAAAGCGGTTAGGAGAATCTTCACAACAAATTTCGCGTGTGGTGTCTTTGATTAATCAAATCGCCGTGCAAACTAACTTGCTAGCTATTAATGCAGGGATTGAAGCTGCACGTGCAGGTGAAGAAGGGCAAGGTTTTGCTGTAGTAGCTGAAGAAGTTGGGGAACTCGCAGTCAGAAGCGCTGCTGCAACTCAAGAAATTGAACAAATTGTGGAAAATATCCAACGGGAAACCAGCGAAGTAGTACAGGCGATGGAGGTGGGAACCACTCAAGTAGTTGAAGGCACGCGCATCGTTGAAGATGCTAAACAAAGCCTGGCTCAGATTTTGGATGTATCACGTCAAATTGACGAGCTAGTGCAGTCTATTTCTCTTGCAACCGCATCTCAGGTACAAACATCTCAAACTGTCAGTCACTTGATGAAAGAAATCGTTGCTGTATCACAACGCACTAGCGATTCTTCCCGATTAGTTTCCCAATCTTTACAAGAAACGGTAGAAATTTCTCAAGAGTTACAGGAAACTGTGGGAACATTCAAGATCAGTTAGTTTTGGCATTATTCACCCATTGGTGAGCCAAAAAACAACTGAATAAATGACAAAGATCAAAAAAAATGCTCTACTAGACGCGCATTAGCTTAACAACTAACCAAAATCATGTCACAGGACAAAGAACTGGAAATCCAGATGCAATTTCTGGAAGAAGCCACTGATTACCTCAATACCTTAGAAGCGGTATTGCTGGAAATTGACACTAGTAATCGCATCGATTTAGAAAAGATTAACGGGGCACTGCGAGCCGCTCATTCCATTAAAGGTGGAGCGGGAATGATGGGATTTCGGACGTTGAGCGATTTAGCTCATCGTTTAGAAGATTCCTTTAAGGTCTTAAAAACGCGCAAAAATTCTTTAGAAATAGATACCCAGTTGCAAAGTTTATTGTTATCTGGGGTTGACTGGTTACGTCAAATAGTAGAGTTGCTCTCTGAAGGCAATGCAATTGAAGAGCAATGGTTACAAACTTTTTGTTATCCAGTATTTGATGAATTACACGAGCGATTGGGCGATCCTGTTCCAGAAGACGCTACAACTATGCTCTCCCCAGAGGATGGGCAAGATATCATACCCTTACTCTTTGAAACAGAAGTAGAAGGCTGTTTACAACGTTTAGAAGCCGTAGTGGCAGATGAACAGCAGCCTTGTTTGCAAGAAGAGGTGGCAATTATGGCAGCTGAACTAGCAGGCTTAGGAGAAATGCTCCAGTTGCCAGCTTTTACTCAGCTTTGTGAGTCAGTCACACATCATCTAGAAGCTGCTAGTCCAGATCAAGTAGAAGAAATTACTCGGTTGGCATTACAAGCATGGCGGCGATCGCAAGCTTTAGTATTGACAAATCAACTCGATCAGCTACCTACAGAAATCAAACTGGGTGATTTAGCGTCTGCGTCAGCTATTCAGCCAGCAAATAGTCTGTCATCCAAACAAGCAACAATTGCGGAATTTTTCGCTACAGATACAGCCGCAACCCACTTGTTAGAACCAGAAATCTTCTCACCAGATTTTGTGGAATCAGAAGAAACTGAGGAAGCTTGGCCCGACGAAGATGATGCGATCGTTGCTGCTAGATTTGAAACTTTAGATATTGAGTTTGCTAACGATTCCCCAGATACAGTTGAGGTTGCTGAGCCAAGCTTAGTCACTGCTAGAGAAATTCCCACCACAGATTACAGATTTCTCGAGCGTAAAGGCGAGCCAGTGGCTAACGGTAAAGACCGGGAAATTCAGGAAAATACAGTCCGAGTTCCCAGTAAGCAACTTGAGCAAATTAATGATTTGTTCGGGGAATTAATTATTCAGCGAAATGGGCTGAATTTGCAATTGGAAAGGCTGCGTAAACTCGTCCGCAATCTCAGCCAGCGTGTACAAGGGCTAGAGCGAGAAAACCAAGAATTACGCGCCGCCTACGACAGAATTTCTACCCAAACTTTCAGCGCTTCTGGGATGCGATCGCTGGCTGATGAAAACCATCCGACTGATGGCATCGAGACTAACTTTGATGTCCTAGAAATGGATCGCTATAACGAATTGAACCTGCTATCGCAGGAAGTTATGGAAACCATTGTTCAGGTACAAGAAGTTACCACTGATGTGCAGCTAAGTGTTGATGATACCGATCAAATTGCCCGGAAGCTGAACAAAACATCCAAGCAGTTACAAACAAAACTCACCCAAGTACGGATGCGCCCGCTATCAGATTTAGTCGAGCGTTTTCCTCGCGCTATCCGTGACTTGAATGTCGAGTATGGCAAAAATGTGCAGTTAAAAATTGAAGGTGGTAATACCTTAATTGAACGCAGCATTTTGGAAGCTTTAAATGAGCCTTTAATGCACCTGTTAAGAAATGCCTTCGATCATGGTATTGAAGATCCAGCTACCCGCAGCAGTATTGGGAAATTAGAACAAGGCTTAATTGAAATTAAAGCTACTCACCGTAGAGACCGGACAATTATTACTATCCGTGATGATGGTCGGGGTATTTCACTAGAAAAAATTCGCGCCCGTGCTTTAGCAATGGGGCTAGATGCTTCGCTATTGGCTAGTGCTAGCGATGAAGAACTGTTATCACTAATTTTTGAGCCAGGGTTTACCACCTCCGACCATGTTACTGCACTTTCCGGTCGTGGTGTGGGGATGGATGTGGTACGCAGCAAACTCAAACAAGTACGAGGCGATATCAAAGTTGATACCGAACTAGGTGTAGGGACTACTTTTACTCTATCCGTACCATTTACGCTCTCAGTCGCACGAGTGCTTTTGGTGGAAAGCAACCGAATGCTTTTAGCATTCCCGACAGATGTAGTTTCAGAAATCTTCCTATTGCAAAACGAACAGGTGTTTGCGATCGCTGGTAGCGAAGTGATCAATTGGCAAGGCACTATGCTGCCCTTAATTCGCCTGAGTAGACACTTAGAGTTTAATGGCCCCCGTTATAATAGCCCGGATTTAGAAACTCCCCCAGCTATCAATGCCAGTTGTGTATTAATTGTTAAAAGCGGCAATCAGCCAATGGCTGTACAACTAGACCGTTGTTGGGGTGAACAAGAAGTTGCTATTCGCCAAGTTGAGGGTAACATTCCTCTACCTGAAGGTTTTAGTAACTGTACAATTCTGGGTGATGGTCGGGTAGTCGCACTTGTCAATGCCAACGAATTACTGCATACAATTGCTACTAATCAGCGTACCTCCAGAAGTAATCAATTACCATCAGCTAGATTAAAAACTGCCTTTTTGATATCTGGTGAAGATAAACCAGCAGTAGCATCTGTTGTTAACCAAAAAAGCACGATTTTGATTGTCGATGATTCAATTAATGTTCGTCGCTTTTTAGCCTTGACTTTAGAAAAAGGTGGCTATCAAGTAGAACAAGCAAAAGATGGACAAGACGCTTTAGATAAACTTCAAAGTGGCTTACAAGTTCAAGCCGTAATTTGCGATATTGAAATGCCCCGTCTTGATGGTTACGGATTCTTAGGTCGGATTAAATCCCACGATGATATGAAAAATATTCCTATTGCTATGTTGACATCTCGTAGTAGCGATAAACATCGGCAACTAGCAATGCAGTTGGGTGCAAGAGCATATTTCTCTAAACCTTATAACGAACAAGAATTGCTCCGCACATTACACCAAATAATTTATTCTAATAATGGGAATGGGGCATCAAATAATTAAATTTGTAATTTGCCATGACTAATGGTTACTGTCACTTTCTATCGGTCAGTTGTGAGCTATTTTTACCACAACTGGCTTCTAGAAATTTATACAGTTTTATTTGATTGATGAAGTTTTGTTTAATTAATCTGTCTCACTATTTTTGGGAAATTGCAGAAATTACTTTTGTTGATTTCAATTTATGCAATTAATCACATAGTTGATTACATTATATAAAACCAAAAATTATACTAATTGGTATTAGTATAATTTTTAACTCGTATAGGGGAGAGATGCGATCGCACTTTCCCAATTATTTAATACCTCCATATGACATGGCTAACGGATACAATTCGCAATAAATATTGAGTTTGGTTTATTTTATTTTTCGGCTCAACTTATTTTAGGGGTTGCTGCTTCAGTGGATTTCCCTTGGTAGGATCGTAGCATGATCAAAAATAGCTACCAACTAAATTGGTAAAAATATGCCTAGAAAAGAACAAGGATGGGTAACATTTCAAACCTCGGAAGAAGAACGCAAAATACTGGAAGAGTTCTGCAACCAATCTCAACGTACCAAGACGGAAATTTTAAGAGAATTAGTACGTGGGTTAAATAAATACTCTTCACCAGCGGTAGCGTCACCAACTCAGCAGGATGTTATACCTAATGCTTATACACCTGGAATAGAAATTAGTAGTTCAAAGAAACCTTTAAAAGTTAGCTCACGCAATATTCTCAAAGGCGTTGTCAAAAAGGTAGTTACTGGAGCAGTTAATACAGAGGTAACCCTAGAGATTGTTCACAAAGTAGAGCTAACTTCTATGATTACTAGAGTCTCAGCAGAAGAATTAGATCTAACTGAGGGAGCAGAAGCCTACGCAGTAATTAAATCCAACGATATTGTGATTGCTAGAGAATAATTAACTACCTTGAGCGCAGGAAACTAGGGATGAGGGAAATCAGGGATGCGAGGAACAAGAGGAGAAATACTCTTTCCCAATATCCCATACCCATTTTTATGTATTACACTCATGTACTTTTACATTGAGTGTTTTTTTATGCAAAATCTTACTCCCGTATAAATGCAGTGTGCTGCGGAAGAGTATGAGGTACTCTTGCAAAGCTAATCATACTATGCATACTATCTTGTCAATAATTTTCATAAATTTCGCCCCATATCCTCACAAAGGCATAGGTATTGATTTAATTGGGTGTCATGGTTAACTAGACCATAACTATGGTTATCCCCACTATCCCGATATTTACACATAGATGATATCTGTGATAAATCTGCCTTTGCTGCTGTAATTGCAAGTATTAATTTAATCTCAGTCAATTCCTGCATCTGGGATAATTCCGATCAGTTCTCAAGCAACTACACAATTGTTTCTACCAAAATGTACCTATGATGTCTTCTGCCAATTTGTCATATAACTCTGTTCTCAAAGAACAAATACCTCATCGCTTATTTACAAAGCGCGAAATGATACCACCACGCAACGATATATTGTGGCGAATCGAACGTGGTGCTGTTCGCACTTTGACCTGGAGCGAAGATGGAACATTTATTACTTTAGGTTACTGGGGGTCTGGTGATTTGATCGGTTCTCCATTGTCTAAAGTTAAGCCTTACCAAATTGAATGTTTGACTAGCGTAGAAGTAAGTATTGTGCCACCTCATTTGTGGTATCAAGATGTGGATGCTTTACTTTCTCATATTCAACAGGCAGAAGAACTGTTAAGCATAGTGCATTGTAAACCGATGTATCTGCGGTTGTGGCAATTTTTAGTGTGGTTAAGCACAAAATTTGGTCGTGAGGTAGAAGAGGGTACACTAATAGACCTGAATGCCACCCATCAAGAAATGGCAGAGGTATTAAATACAACAAGAGTAACAGTAACGCGACTTTTACAGCAGTTTGAAGAGGAAGGATTGCTGTTACGTCAAAAACGTCAAATTATTTTGCGTTTACCAAACAAATGAATCAAAAAATATTTCTATATTCTGGTGGTTGACTAATATCAACCACCAATAAAAACAGTAGAATTATGGCTGGCTGGCTTAGGTCAAAACCCTGAAAATTCTATAATTTCAGGCATAAACTAAAGATTGATCTTGACTAAGCTTCGACTTTTACACCGCGCCAGAAGGCAACATAGCCTTCAATATTTTTAGCTCTCTCCTTGGCGCTGGGATAGTACCAAGCTGCGTCTTGATTGACTTGCCCATCAACTTCAACACTATAGTAACTAGCAACGCCTTTCCACGGACAAGTAGTGTGGGTATTACTTTCTTTAAAGTATTGCTTGTTAATAGCATCAGGTGGAAAGTAATGGTTACCTTCTACAACTATAGTTTGATCGCTTATAGCTAGAGTTGCTCCATTCCAAATTGCTTTCGGCATAAGTTAAGTTTAGTAATTAGCTAGACACATAACATTATGATTGTTAACTAGTTTTTTTGCTTGCCAAAAGCATTTACAGTGCTTATTGTTTGCTGGTTACATATCCTAATTAGGTGGAAAGTATTTCATTGATACATAAAAATACCTGTCCTTGTTACCCTAGCAGGTTCACAAAGACAGGGTAGAGTCAGCAGATGTACTACTTACCGCCGTAAAAAAAGGCAATTTCTTTTTCTTTCAAAGGTGCAAAACCAGCTTCTGTGAGCAAGGTATCGAGTTCTGCTTGGGGAATGTGCTTTGCTCCAATTCTGACAATCCGCGATCGCATAGTGTTCGATACGCCGCTACGCTGTCTATTTGCCTCTAGTGCCATGACTTTGTTATAAAGTTCCAGCTTGACAGTAGGGATAGGAGAACCATCAAAATCAATTCCCTTTGCGATCGCTACGTCAATAGCATCAGCACCAGTGGTTGTTTGATTTACTTCATTAGTTTCAGCAGGCATGACAATTTGCTCATAAAGCTATGAGTATATTTTACCAGTCATGCTCACTCCCAAAAATTGCGTAGGTGTTGTCCGTCTTAGGGAGTGCTTGACGCTTGGCATTTCACAAGAGACAGTGTTAATCAAGGGATACAAGGGGACAGAGGCAATTATTGCCTATACCCTTGTCACTTTTCAATATTTTGGTTTAATCTCA contains:
- a CDS encoding methyl-accepting chemotaxis protein, translated to MFNKTDTAKSNNTQNGSLPIPSAKATHNTLKQSINLNNKTANASPWNKAVIYFHRLSLGTKATVLAIAIGTLPTLGIGAIAYSFANKSIYKQITQAQEAETVGLLDKVNRYILGRYGDVQLLSDLPFLTNPQLRDSISAQQKQALLDQIVKTYKAYDSIAFFDLQGNVIVQSSGEPLENHKDRQYFQDALKQETAIIGQPEKSKTTGAVSVHIAAPVKDATTGQNIGVVRARLPVKMLEETIKNYAYTGHEYHLLDKSGKIFLATQNNQEGRDAKIDFPGLVQRQSKNKIDTFITVNKLGKKQQLLTYVPSIKIAGLPDLKWDAVIATDTEITFAPQRELLWTIAIGTALTALIVAAIAAWLAKQSTKPILSATEAVGKLGQGQLSTRLEVERADELGVLGVNINQMAEQLQILLREQEREAQRAKILADITLEIRRNLKTEDIYFTAVNEVQQALKVDRVIVYKLNPETWDGLVVAEAVTGVWPKMMGVQIDDPCFRERHVQLYREGRVRAIANIYQEAGLAEANCYIEILEKFAVQGNLIAPILLQDELVGLLIAHHCESPRNWQHSEIELFTQTAAQIGFALEQAKLLEELEQAKSAAQQDTKEERQQKEALQMQLLELLSNVEGAARGDLTVRADVTAGEIGTVADFFNSIVENLREIVTQVKEAASQVNQAIGSNEGAIRQLAEEAMNQAAEINRTLDAVDQMTYSIQAVAENAQQAATIANHAAHTATKSGQAMDLTVQNILSLRETVGETAKKVKRLGESSQQISRVVSLINQIAVQTNLLAINAGIEAARAGEEGQGFAVVAEEVGELAVRSAAATQEIEQIVENIQRETSEVVQAMEVGTTQVVEGTRIVEDAKQSLAQILDVSRQIDELVQSISLATASQVQTSQTVSHLMKEIVAVSQRTSDSSRLVSQSLQETVEISQELQETVGTFKIS
- a CDS encoding response regulator, producing MSQDKELEIQMQFLEEATDYLNTLEAVLLEIDTSNRIDLEKINGALRAAHSIKGGAGMMGFRTLSDLAHRLEDSFKVLKTRKNSLEIDTQLQSLLLSGVDWLRQIVELLSEGNAIEEQWLQTFCYPVFDELHERLGDPVPEDATTMLSPEDGQDIIPLLFETEVEGCLQRLEAVVADEQQPCLQEEVAIMAAELAGLGEMLQLPAFTQLCESVTHHLEAASPDQVEEITRLALQAWRRSQALVLTNQLDQLPTEIKLGDLASASAIQPANSLSSKQATIAEFFATDTAATHLLEPEIFSPDFVESEETEEAWPDEDDAIVAARFETLDIEFANDSPDTVEVAEPSLVTAREIPTTDYRFLERKGEPVANGKDREIQENTVRVPSKQLEQINDLFGELIIQRNGLNLQLERLRKLVRNLSQRVQGLERENQELRAAYDRISTQTFSASGMRSLADENHPTDGIETNFDVLEMDRYNELNLLSQEVMETIVQVQEVTTDVQLSVDDTDQIARKLNKTSKQLQTKLTQVRMRPLSDLVERFPRAIRDLNVEYGKNVQLKIEGGNTLIERSILEALNEPLMHLLRNAFDHGIEDPATRSSIGKLEQGLIEIKATHRRDRTIITIRDDGRGISLEKIRARALAMGLDASLLASASDEELLSLIFEPGFTTSDHVTALSGRGVGMDVVRSKLKQVRGDIKVDTELGVGTTFTLSVPFTLSVARVLLVESNRMLLAFPTDVVSEIFLLQNEQVFAIAGSEVINWQGTMLPLIRLSRHLEFNGPRYNSPDLETPPAINASCVLIVKSGNQPMAVQLDRCWGEQEVAIRQVEGNIPLPEGFSNCTILGDGRVVALVNANELLHTIATNQRTSRSNQLPSARLKTAFLISGEDKPAVASVVNQKSTILIVDDSINVRRFLALTLEKGGYQVEQAKDGQDALDKLQSGLQVQAVICDIEMPRLDGYGFLGRIKSHDDMKNIPIAMLTSRSSDKHRQLAMQLGARAYFSKPYNEQELLRTLHQIIYSNNGNGASNN
- a CDS encoding molybdopterin-binding protein, which gives rise to MPRKEQGWVTFQTSEEERKILEEFCNQSQRTKTEILRELVRGLNKYSSPAVASPTQQDVIPNAYTPGIEISSSKKPLKVSSRNILKGVVKKVVTGAVNTEVTLEIVHKVELTSMITRVSAEELDLTEGAEAYAVIKSNDIVIARE
- a CDS encoding Crp/Fnr family transcriptional regulator, with translation MSSANLSYNSVLKEQIPHRLFTKREMIPPRNDILWRIERGAVRTLTWSEDGTFITLGYWGSGDLIGSPLSKVKPYQIECLTSVEVSIVPPHLWYQDVDALLSHIQQAEELLSIVHCKPMYLRLWQFLVWLSTKFGREVEEGTLIDLNATHQEMAEVLNTTRVTVTRLLQQFEEEGLLLRQKRQIILRLPNK
- a CDS encoding DUF427 domain-containing protein: MPKAIWNGATLAISDQTIVVEGNHYFPPDAINKQYFKESNTHTTCPWKGVASYYSVEVDGQVNQDAAWYYPSAKERAKNIEGYVAFWRGVKVEA
- a CDS encoding DUF4090 family protein is translated as MPAETNEVNQTTTGADAIDVAIAKGIDFDGSPIPTVKLELYNKVMALEANRQRSGVSNTMRSRIVRIGAKHIPQAELDTLLTEAGFAPLKEKEIAFFYGGK